A single region of the Podospora pseudopauciseta strain CBS 411.78 chromosome 1, whole genome shotgun sequence genome encodes:
- a CDS encoding hypothetical protein (EggNog:ENOG503P3A0), protein MGVNMSTLVGWAVIASALVGYKVYLDNRNRPAVRQVARQLHTEKPAGQNRKEPKEKAKRQRVEAYSKDTEETGKTAQLKTRATKPSAASSKPSNDSSDDEVDNREFARQLASIKQGTNLNATKKADEKRQKSVKQSRAQVIDEKPKEPKVSTPSSTAGVDADDDASSAASPAVTPADAGDVSDMLEPKSSGPSVLRLTDTEKVKPKKEKKAKEPEKTETKKQRQNRRKKELEQEQRQEDERQRKVAEEAQRRQARIAEGRAAKDGSEFTNKAVKESVWTAGKTESKPTNGQTAPVQPLDTFDTDSYTDVSIPTQTDSTSKASTAKQAGAPNNWIASLPSEEEQMKMIEDEEAWNTVPSKKSKKKKTAEATSPADSAGESEPVAATKAQPATKPRATNGTAPSRPAKIISQQSSFAALTPNDDETSKEWDV, encoded by the coding sequence ATGGGTGTCAACATGTCAACATTGGTCGGCTGGGCCGTCATTGCCAGCGCTCTCGTCGGTTACAAGGTGTATCTTGACAACAGGAACAGACCAGCTGTCCGTCAAGTTGCCCGCCAGCTTCATACCGAGAAGCCTGCTGGCCAGAACCGCAAAGagcccaaggagaaggcgaagcGACAAAGGGTGGAAGCTTACTCCAAAGACACCGAGGAGACGGGCAAGACCGCCCAGCTGAAGACTCGTGCCACCAAGCCATCGGCTGCTTCCTCGAAACCCTCCAACGATAGCTCCGATGACGAGGTCGACAACAGGGAGTTTGCCAGGCAATTGGCCAGCATCAAGCAGGGCACAAACCTGAATGCCACCAAGAAGGCCGACGAGAAGAGACAAAAGTCGGTGAAGCAGTCTCGTGCCCAGGTCATTGACGAGAAGCCAAAGGAGCCCAAGGTctccactccctcctcaactgCCGGCGTTGACGCCGATGACGACGCGTCTTCGGCTGCTTCCCCTGCCGTCACACCTGCGGATGCCGGCGATGTCTCGGATATGCTTGAGCCCAAGTCGTCCGGTCCCTCTGTCCTCCGCCTCACCGACACTGAGAAGGTGAAGCccaaaaaggagaagaaggccaaggagccTGAGAAGACGGAAACCAAGAAGCAGAGACAGAACCGTCGTAAGAAGGAGCTTGAGCAGGAGCAGCGCCAAGAGGACGAGCGTCAGCGCAAGGTCGCCGAGGAGGCCCAAAGACGACAGGCCCGCATCGCCGAGGGTCGCGCTGCCAAGGACGGCTCTGAATTCACCAACAAGGCCGTCAAGGAGTCTGTCTGGACCGCCGGTAAGACTGAGAGCAAGCCCACTAATGGCCAGACAGCTCCTGTGCAGCCACTCGACACCTTCGACACCGACAGTTATACCGATGTGTCTATTCCCACCCAAACCGACTCGACTTCCAAAGCCTCCACTGCTAAGCAGGCCGGTGCCCCGAACAACTGGAttgcctccctcccctccgaggaggagcagatGAAGATGATCGAAGATGAAGAGGCCTGGAACACTGTTCCATCCAAGAAGTctaagaagaagaagacggccgaggccacctcccccgccgaTAGCGCCGGCGAGTCTGAGCCAGTCGCCGCCACCAAGGCTCAGCCTGCCACAAAGCCCCGTGCTACCAATGGCACCGCTCCCAGCAGACCCGCCAAGATCATCTCCCAGCAGTCATCCTTTGCTGCTCTGACTCCAAATGACGATGAGACCAGCAAGGAGTGGGATGTGTAA